In one Pantoea vagans genomic region, the following are encoded:
- a CDS encoding peptidase domain-containing ABC transporter encodes MLLLEKLNFKWFNRLPMIRQSQAAECGLACLGMIANYHGHEIDMITLRRQFATSLKGATLTALIAMAQQLNMSSRALRVDMEELSKLRMPCILHWELNHFVVLKRVRGNKITIHDPARGVRELTFKEASTAFTGVALELVPSSSFEVKEEKESISMMKLVGSVTGVKSAFAQVLILSVALEFFGVLTPFFMQWVMDMVLVSADYSLLTLLGVGFIMIAIFQTIVTALRSWVMSWFSSQLSVQWTVNVCHHMLKLPLEWFESRHVGDVLSRYGSLNTIQSTLTTRFISTVLDGVMSIVTVVMLFIYNAQLAWLVIGLFIAYALLRFVAYDPVRRANEEQIISSARTQSSLLETLRGIQAVKTNNKQVPRLAAYMNFLVDSTNKGIVIQKLNILFGSAQGLLTSVGRVILVWLAAIQVLDGNFSAGMLTAFISFSDQFLSRGAGLINAIIDFRMLRMHGERLADIVLSETEASSEMHAGLISNEMHEDMDRPQDIRLTNIYFRYAPTEPWVVADASLEIKAGESLAIVGPSGQGKTTLAKIILGLLHPESGTITVGGMDITQTGLEHHRNRIGCVMQDDILFSGSISENISFFDNEPDHAKITRVARLAQIHADIMKMPMNYQSLVGDMGSFLSGGQLQRILLARALYREPQILVLDEATSHLDIYNEAQINNAIRQMKITRIIIAHRPETIRSADKIVRLNNGVLSEVTAEELFSQAERRDDAETTLE; translated from the coding sequence GTGCTGTTATTAGAGAAACTTAATTTTAAATGGTTTAACCGCCTGCCGATGATTCGCCAGTCTCAGGCTGCGGAATGCGGTCTGGCGTGCCTGGGTATGATTGCCAACTACCATGGCCATGAGATCGACATGATCACGCTGCGCCGTCAGTTTGCCACATCGCTTAAAGGTGCCACGCTGACTGCTCTTATCGCGATGGCACAACAGCTCAATATGAGTTCACGTGCGCTGCGTGTCGACATGGAAGAGCTGTCTAAATTACGTATGCCCTGCATTCTTCACTGGGAACTCAATCATTTCGTCGTACTGAAGAGAGTACGTGGCAATAAAATCACGATTCACGATCCTGCACGCGGTGTGCGCGAGCTGACATTCAAAGAGGCTTCAACTGCCTTCACCGGCGTAGCACTGGAGCTGGTTCCCTCATCCAGTTTTGAAGTCAAAGAGGAAAAAGAAAGCATCTCGATGATGAAGCTGGTGGGAAGCGTAACCGGGGTGAAATCTGCGTTTGCCCAGGTTCTCATCCTGTCGGTCGCCCTGGAATTTTTTGGCGTATTGACCCCCTTCTTTATGCAGTGGGTGATGGATATGGTGCTGGTCTCCGCCGACTACTCATTACTGACGTTGCTTGGGGTCGGTTTTATCATGATTGCGATATTCCAGACTATTGTGACCGCTTTACGATCGTGGGTGATGAGCTGGTTTTCAAGTCAGCTAAGTGTGCAATGGACGGTTAACGTCTGTCATCACATGTTAAAACTGCCACTGGAGTGGTTTGAATCACGTCATGTGGGTGACGTTCTCTCCCGTTACGGCTCGCTCAACACCATTCAGAGTACGCTGACCACCCGCTTCATCAGTACCGTATTAGATGGGGTCATGTCGATTGTGACGGTTGTGATGCTCTTCATCTATAACGCACAGCTTGCCTGGCTGGTTATCGGGCTTTTCATCGCTTATGCGTTGCTGCGCTTTGTGGCTTACGATCCGGTGCGACGTGCTAACGAAGAGCAAATCATCAGTTCAGCCCGAACGCAGTCTTCACTGCTGGAAACGTTACGGGGTATTCAGGCGGTTAAAACCAATAACAAACAGGTTCCCCGCCTCGCGGCTTATATGAACTTTCTGGTGGACTCCACCAACAAAGGCATCGTCATACAGAAGCTGAATATTCTGTTTGGTTCAGCTCAGGGACTGCTGACCTCGGTAGGCCGGGTAATATTAGTCTGGCTGGCCGCGATCCAGGTGCTGGATGGCAATTTCTCTGCGGGGATGCTCACCGCGTTTATCAGTTTCTCCGATCAGTTTCTGAGCCGGGGTGCAGGCCTGATCAACGCTATTATCGACTTCAGAATGCTGCGTATGCACGGTGAGCGTCTGGCTGACATTGTCCTGTCAGAGACGGAAGCCAGCTCAGAAATGCATGCGGGTCTGATAAGCAATGAAATGCACGAAGATATGGATAGACCTCAGGATATCAGACTGACAAACATTTATTTTCGATATGCCCCGACAGAGCCCTGGGTTGTCGCGGATGCCAGTCTGGAAATTAAAGCCGGTGAGAGCCTGGCAATTGTTGGCCCTTCCGGTCAGGGAAAAACGACGCTGGCTAAAATCATTCTGGGTCTGCTGCACCCGGAAAGCGGCACTATCACCGTAGGTGGCATGGATATCACCCAGACCGGACTCGAACATCATCGTAACCGCATCGGCTGTGTGATGCAGGATGACATTCTGTTTTCAGGCTCCATCAGCGAGAACATCAGCTTTTTTGATAACGAACCCGACCACGCCAAAATCACCCGCGTCGCACGCCTGGCGCAAATTCACGCCGACATTATGAAAATGCCGATGAACTATCAAAGTCTGGTAGGCGATATGGGATCTTTTCTGTCGGGTGGTCAGCTGCAACGAATTCTGCTGGCACGCGCGCTGTATCGCGAACCTCAGATTCTGGTGCTGGACGAAGCGACCAGTCATCTGGATATCTATAACGAAGCGCAAATTAATAACGCAATCCGTCAGATGAAGATCACCAGAATCATCATCGCGCACCGCCCGGAAACGATCCGCAGTGCAGATAAAATTGTCCGGTTAAATAACGGCGTACTCAGCGAGGTCACGGCTGAGGAGCTATTTAGTCAGGCAGAACGGCGCGATGACGCAGAGACGACACTGGAGTAG
- a CDS encoding substrate-binding domain-containing protein: MKTRMLALLLSLLISVTAWAKTPKIGVALANFDLNFVSILRTQMVGEIKALNMEGQFVDAKGDVALQVQQVEDFINQGVDAIILNPVDTQGVLPMVKAAEAAGIPLVFVNRKPEVKLPVNMAYVGSDSALGGEMQMEALAKQMNYRGNVAILMGALSNEEARERTRAVEAVIAKYKQMAVIEKQTARWQRNEAVDVVSGWLLNQRPIDAIAANNDEMAIGAIMALSQAKNSHILVAGIDGTPDGQQFVKNGKMTLTIFQDAKGQATGAVKIVKALLDKQKVDPLNWIPYKTITQANYPAFVAENQP; this comes from the coding sequence ATGAAAACCAGAATGTTAGCACTGCTGCTCAGCCTGCTGATTAGCGTTACTGCCTGGGCGAAAACACCGAAAATCGGGGTTGCACTGGCGAATTTCGACCTTAACTTCGTTTCAATTCTGCGCACACAGATGGTGGGTGAGATAAAGGCGCTGAATATGGAGGGGCAGTTTGTCGATGCCAAAGGTGATGTTGCGCTTCAGGTTCAGCAGGTTGAGGATTTTATCAATCAGGGCGTGGACGCAATTATTCTTAATCCGGTCGATACGCAGGGCGTACTGCCGATGGTGAAAGCGGCAGAAGCCGCAGGCATTCCGCTGGTGTTTGTTAACCGCAAGCCGGAAGTGAAACTGCCGGTCAATATGGCCTATGTCGGTTCGGACTCTGCTCTGGGAGGTGAGATGCAGATGGAGGCGCTGGCAAAACAGATGAACTACCGTGGCAATGTCGCTATTTTAATGGGTGCATTATCAAACGAAGAAGCGCGTGAACGGACACGCGCTGTTGAAGCCGTAATCGCTAAATATAAGCAGATGGCGGTGATTGAAAAACAGACCGCACGCTGGCAGCGCAATGAAGCGGTAGACGTGGTGTCGGGATGGCTGCTTAATCAGCGACCCATTGATGCGATTGCCGCTAATAATGATGAAATGGCCATCGGCGCGATCATGGCGCTGAGTCAGGCGAAAAACAGTCACATTCTGGTCGCCGGCATTGATGGTACGCCCGACGGTCAGCAGTTTGTTAAAAATGGAAAGATGACGCTGACCATTTTCCAGGATGCTAAGGGGCAGGCGACGGGAGCGGTTAAGATCGTTAAGGCGTTGCTGGATAAACAGAAAGTCGACCCGTTGAACTGGATCCCCTACAAGACCATTACGCAGGCTAATTACCCGGCGTTTGTCGCAGAGAATCAGCCCTGA
- a CDS encoding Gfo/Idh/MocA family oxidoreductase: MSLKTVRVGLIGAGRMGSFHAENLALRVPGARLTAVADLQPGAAQQLADRLGVEKAYTDIQALLNDSEIDAVAIATPARTHAELVIAAAQAGKHIFCEKPMAVTLQEADRAINAAEDAGVVLQVGFNRRFSTGFAAAIEAIRAGTNGTTQLSRSVTRDPGLRDPAPIPQWTIFLETLIHDFDTLLHFNPGVRPVEVYALADALVRPDFKDKGLLDTSVVTIRFDNGAIATAEASFQAVYGYDVRGEVFGSKGMLQTGNINQDNCVRYHADGIAIATSRLDTDLLREAYVAEMTEFARAILHGDKPRATGTDARNALEIALACIESVRQRKPILLGAR; this comes from the coding sequence ATGAGTCTTAAAACGGTACGAGTGGGATTGATTGGCGCTGGCCGCATGGGGAGTTTTCATGCAGAAAACCTGGCGCTGCGGGTGCCCGGCGCCCGGCTGACAGCCGTTGCCGATCTGCAGCCTGGCGCAGCGCAGCAACTGGCGGATCGGCTGGGAGTGGAGAAAGCCTATACCGATATCCAGGCGTTACTTAATGACAGTGAAATCGATGCGGTTGCTATTGCTACACCTGCCCGCACGCATGCTGAACTGGTGATCGCCGCCGCGCAGGCGGGCAAACATATTTTCTGCGAAAAACCGATGGCGGTGACGCTGCAGGAAGCCGATCGGGCTATCAATGCCGCTGAGGACGCGGGCGTCGTGTTGCAGGTCGGGTTCAATCGTCGGTTCAGTACGGGCTTCGCCGCAGCCATTGAAGCGATCAGAGCGGGCACCAATGGCACCACCCAGTTAAGCCGCTCTGTGACCCGCGATCCAGGCCTGCGCGATCCGGCCCCGATCCCGCAATGGACCATCTTTCTTGAAACCCTGATCCATGATTTTGACACTCTGCTGCACTTTAACCCGGGGGTGCGACCTGTCGAAGTCTATGCGCTGGCTGATGCGCTGGTACGGCCTGATTTTAAAGATAAAGGGTTACTTGATACCTCGGTGGTGACAATTCGCTTTGATAACGGAGCGATAGCCACGGCGGAAGCCAGCTTCCAGGCCGTTTACGGCTATGACGTTCGCGGCGAAGTGTTTGGCAGTAAAGGCATGCTGCAGACAGGCAATATTAATCAGGATAACTGCGTACGCTATCACGCCGACGGTATTGCAATAGCGACCTCCCGGCTGGATACCGATCTGCTGCGCGAGGCATATGTCGCTGAAATGACAGAGTTTGCGCGCGCAATTCTGCACGGTGATAAACCGCGTGCGACCGGCACCGATGCGCGCAACGCGCTGGAAATTGCGCTGGCCTGTATTGAATCAGTCAGACAACGTAAACCCATTCTGCTGGGAGCACGCTAA
- a CDS encoding FidL-like protein translates to MKRRATLTLTITLAALLLVIFAGINYFRHQADELPFRCSAFSRYDLSRHDAKRTEFTVSQDLRFIDLNSGYLLLNGQVTSGEEVTTLNRRIALSEGHKIDSDTYRYKIRTIITSTNDTTPDALFNLLLAEITLDPTYLQLDITQVDNKTYLIGGPLSYLFTCQRY, encoded by the coding sequence TTGAAACGGCGCGCCACCCTTACTCTGACGATAACGCTGGCTGCCCTGTTGCTGGTTATTTTTGCCGGCATTAATTATTTCAGGCATCAGGCTGACGAGCTCCCATTTCGCTGCTCAGCATTTAGTCGCTACGATCTCAGCCGCCACGATGCTAAAAGAACAGAGTTTACTGTTTCGCAGGATTTGCGTTTTATCGACCTGAACTCAGGATATTTGTTGCTAAACGGGCAGGTGACGTCGGGTGAAGAGGTTACAACGCTGAATCGACGTATTGCGTTGAGCGAAGGGCATAAAATTGATAGTGATACCTATCGCTATAAAATCAGAACGATTATTACTTCAACAAACGATACAACGCCGGATGCGCTGTTTAATCTGCTGCTGGCAGAAATCACGCTCGACCCTACGTATCTGCAGCTGGATATCACGCAGGTTGATAACAAGACGTATCTGATCGGCGGACCGCTCTCCTATCTGTTTACCTGTCAGAGATACTGA
- a CDS encoding HlyD family secretion protein, protein MEQSLFRQEALDAANRGNLGIVALYCPPYRWLVISVVFFITAATALFFIFGSYTKYESSTGELVPENGMLIVPPAVSATVIDIPVKEGQLVKKDDVLMVLSSEVSTQMGQTRQVIAENLAGQRERLQQDLATLAKLHDVELKGLTDTIASLKLQQEQLKLQLTHRRKQVALAKLQLDKLNAMQQAGYASNRQLEEQESALLDSQARYQEYQRQLLDTSQKIVQAEQQLHEMPLDEEKKRNDIERQLAENRQSMAENEARRSFELHAPKSGYVGMIMVKNGQMLTAGQSAVSILPSNSNLVARIMVNTKSIGFIQPGQRVVLRYKAFPYQKFGQQYGRVIEVSRTALSPQEVTTLTGISNIQEQQYRVLVSLDNQTITAYARNEKLKPGMALEADFIVDQRRLYEWVLEPIFALGHKISI, encoded by the coding sequence ATGGAACAGTCGCTTTTCCGCCAGGAGGCACTTGATGCAGCCAACCGGGGCAACCTGGGCATTGTGGCGCTCTACTGCCCTCCCTATCGCTGGCTGGTTATTTCTGTAGTGTTTTTTATTACTGCCGCCACAGCCCTCTTTTTCATATTTGGCAGTTACACCAAATATGAGTCCTCAACCGGTGAACTTGTGCCTGAAAATGGCATGTTAATCGTGCCTCCTGCTGTGAGCGCAACCGTCATTGATATCCCGGTTAAAGAGGGACAGCTGGTCAAAAAAGATGATGTGCTCATGGTCCTGTCATCGGAAGTTTCAACTCAAATGGGACAGACACGTCAGGTCATCGCCGAAAATCTGGCGGGTCAGCGTGAGCGCCTTCAGCAGGATCTTGCAACTCTGGCTAAGTTACACGACGTCGAACTCAAAGGGTTAACCGACACCATTGCCAGCCTGAAACTGCAGCAGGAGCAACTGAAGTTACAGCTGACACATCGCCGCAAACAGGTGGCGTTAGCAAAACTGCAGCTGGATAAACTGAATGCCATGCAACAGGCGGGATACGCCTCAAACCGTCAACTGGAAGAGCAGGAGTCTGCTCTGCTCGACAGCCAGGCGCGCTATCAGGAGTATCAGCGTCAGCTGCTGGACACATCGCAAAAGATTGTGCAGGCGGAGCAGCAACTTCATGAAATGCCGCTGGATGAAGAGAAGAAGCGCAACGATATCGAACGCCAGCTGGCAGAAAACCGTCAGTCGATGGCTGAAAATGAAGCGCGTCGATCTTTCGAGCTGCACGCGCCTAAAAGCGGTTATGTCGGCATGATCATGGTTAAAAATGGTCAGATGCTTACTGCCGGTCAGTCAGCGGTATCCATTCTTCCCAGTAATTCGAATCTGGTTGCCCGCATCATGGTGAACACGAAATCCATAGGCTTTATTCAGCCGGGCCAGCGAGTTGTCCTGCGCTACAAAGCGTTCCCCTATCAAAAATTTGGTCAGCAGTATGGCAGGGTGATCGAGGTGTCCCGCACAGCCCTTTCTCCTCAGGAGGTCACCACGCTGACCGGCATCAGTAATATTCAGGAACAGCAGTATCGCGTACTGGTTTCGCTGGATAACCAGACGATTACTGCCTATGCGCGGAATGAAAAACTGAAACCGGGTATGGCGCTGGAGGCCGACTTTATTGTTGACCAGCGTCGTCTCTATGAATGGGTACTGGAGCCGATTTTTGCGCTGGGACACAAAATTTCCATTTGA
- a CDS encoding response regulator transcription factor, translating into MSQSRKRLRVGLSDESPFIIYTLQSILSAEFNHLEIYTYPPDTKNLLLRLREDTPDILITDSFFSFDRNDLNGVSKLEEIHKQSSDLKILVFTASRSLNFLKRVLQVPVSAVVSKRDDIQDLVKAVHWISSFHSSVYYSETMKDLAHLASNQPTQNLLSPSEMEVIRLFAMGHSLMEIAKVRSRSISTVATQKYNAMRKLHLSTNTELIKYVFAHELI; encoded by the coding sequence ATGTCACAGAGCAGGAAGCGACTTCGTGTAGGTTTATCTGATGAAAGTCCGTTCATTATTTATACTTTGCAGTCAATCCTTTCAGCCGAGTTTAATCATCTGGAGATTTATACCTACCCACCTGACACAAAGAACCTTTTACTTCGTCTGAGAGAAGATACTCCCGATATATTGATCACAGATTCCTTCTTTAGTTTTGACCGCAATGACTTAAATGGCGTCAGTAAACTTGAGGAGATTCATAAGCAGTCTTCTGACCTGAAGATTCTGGTTTTTACTGCTTCGCGAAGTCTGAACTTCCTGAAAAGAGTCTTGCAGGTTCCAGTCAGTGCGGTCGTGAGTAAGCGTGATGACATTCAGGATCTTGTTAAAGCCGTTCACTGGATATCTTCCTTTCACTCCAGTGTTTATTACTCTGAAACGATGAAAGACCTGGCACATTTAGCTTCAAATCAACCCACGCAAAATCTTTTATCCCCATCAGAAATGGAAGTTATCCGTTTGTTTGCAATGGGCCATAGCCTGATGGAGATAGCAAAAGTCCGGAGCAGAAGCATAAGCACGGTTGCAACACAAAAATACAATGCCATGCGCAAACTCCATCTCAGCACCAACACAGAACTGATCAAATATGTTTTCGCGCACGAACTTATCTAG
- a CDS encoding helix-turn-helix domain-containing protein gives MYRVSKNHERIIDALAGYAQIANPDEISRGKRRYHLTKDNVRRVMFILEGDFLLKLKGENKVLNILCAPYVVGIAPALDEPPVYLERIDYGKVSFIEYDVLWRLIFEKDLFNDAMSILSGKYSDLMNYIQLPKSNSHDEVISLINRWEKLPSHLKKRFSALYLIENSSHLSKSSICRVLKELKEKGELTLVNGKFT, from the coding sequence ATGTATAGAGTGTCTAAAAATCATGAAAGGATTATCGACGCATTAGCAGGTTATGCACAAATTGCTAATCCAGATGAAATTTCCAGGGGTAAGCGTCGCTATCATTTAACAAAAGATAATGTACGTCGCGTAATGTTTATCCTCGAAGGCGACTTTTTACTTAAACTTAAAGGTGAGAATAAGGTTCTCAACATCTTGTGTGCGCCATACGTTGTAGGCATAGCACCGGCACTGGATGAACCGCCAGTTTACCTGGAAAGAATCGATTATGGCAAAGTCAGTTTTATCGAGTATGACGTGTTATGGCGACTGATCTTTGAAAAAGATTTGTTTAATGATGCTATGTCGATTTTGTCAGGCAAGTATTCTGATTTAATGAACTATATCCAGTTGCCAAAAAGTAACTCTCACGATGAAGTCATTTCTTTGATTAATCGATGGGAAAAACTGCCATCACATCTGAAGAAAAGATTTTCTGCACTTTATCTTATTGAAAACAGCTCGCACCTTTCAAAAAGTTCCATCTGTAGAGTACTTAAAGAACTAAAAGAAAAGGGTGAGCTTACGCTGGTTAACGGCAAATTTACATAG
- a CDS encoding TolC family outer membrane protein — MFSRTNLSSLPSGLPTKNHMKMKTAVTSLLILICWPLSTFATNLQQAALSALNYDTALQAGRMTSEADKQKYWQGMAELLPSLTLEGNWDRQEQPDKKYQSGVTNHSYDLSVRQPLFDISKYAGWRKGVAIANTAEAEARLAEEKLLIAVSEAYFTVLYQQEVLQASKSASHNFQQQQQKLQSGLANGQNTRTELDEAKANYTLAQAKEIESGNQLLLAEENFRRLSGISPDTVEPVNFQCLKKTPYTSLVDAINASQQRNTRVKIAMLQNDQADADVLAAQGAHMPVVSLYARYGKNWSRNDDDDNVLYDAIFGTTSKSNNLQYGVNVSIPLFAGGSQMSQSVEAAYRHRAAKFSITEAQRKAATDTRSAWLSLTSGKALIQAQKNAVDSAHEKVVSVQYGRDMGFRTVNDELDAQQKYYSALKDQAEVRLNYLNALINLAQSTGSLSPDMLNFFQCH; from the coding sequence ATGTTTTCGCGCACGAACTTATCTAGTCTCCCGTCTGGCTTGCCCACGAAGAATCACATGAAAATGAAAACCGCTGTAACGTCACTGCTGATACTGATTTGCTGGCCTTTGTCCACATTCGCCACCAACCTGCAACAGGCGGCGCTGTCCGCGCTGAATTATGACACCGCTTTGCAAGCCGGCAGGATGACCAGTGAAGCGGATAAACAGAAATACTGGCAAGGGATGGCAGAACTGTTGCCGTCTCTGACTCTGGAGGGTAACTGGGATCGACAGGAGCAGCCCGATAAAAAGTATCAAAGCGGGGTGACCAACCACAGCTACGATCTGAGTGTCCGGCAGCCGTTATTTGATATCAGTAAATATGCGGGCTGGCGCAAAGGCGTCGCGATTGCCAACACAGCAGAGGCAGAAGCCCGTCTGGCTGAAGAGAAACTTTTAATTGCTGTCAGTGAAGCCTACTTTACGGTGCTTTATCAGCAGGAAGTTTTACAGGCATCAAAATCAGCCAGCCATAACTTCCAACAGCAACAGCAGAAACTTCAAAGCGGACTGGCTAATGGTCAGAATACGCGTACTGAACTCGATGAAGCTAAAGCCAACTATACGCTTGCTCAGGCGAAAGAGATTGAATCGGGAAATCAGTTATTACTGGCTGAAGAAAATTTTCGCCGCTTATCAGGCATCAGCCCGGATACGGTTGAGCCCGTAAACTTTCAGTGTCTTAAAAAAACACCTTATACCTCACTTGTCGATGCGATTAATGCAAGCCAGCAGCGAAACACCCGGGTAAAAATCGCCATGTTGCAGAACGATCAGGCGGATGCCGATGTGCTGGCAGCGCAGGGAGCGCATATGCCCGTCGTATCGCTCTATGCCAGGTATGGAAAAAACTGGAGTCGTAACGATGACGATGACAACGTTCTGTATGACGCCATTTTCGGAACGACATCGAAAAGTAACAACCTCCAGTATGGCGTTAACGTTTCCATTCCCCTTTTTGCTGGCGGCAGTCAGATGTCGCAATCTGTTGAGGCCGCCTATCGCCACCGGGCCGCAAAATTTTCAATTACCGAAGCACAGCGTAAAGCAGCAACCGATACGCGATCTGCCTGGCTCAGCCTGACCAGTGGCAAAGCCTTGATCCAGGCACAGAAGAATGCCGTCGACTCAGCACATGAGAAAGTGGTGTCAGTGCAGTATGGCCGGGACATGGGTTTTCGCACGGTTAACGATGAACTGGACGCCCAGCAGAAGTATTACAGCGCGCTGAAAGACCAGGCAGAAGTCCGGTTGAATTATCTCAATGCCCTGATCAATCTGGCGCAAAGTACCGGATCGCTCTCACCCGATATGCTGAATTTTTTTCAGTGTCATTAA
- a CDS encoding TIM barrel protein, with protein sequence MAGYQLSVCAEMVFLDLPIIARVEKIHALGFGVEIWNWANKDIDALVATGARFTSMTGYLSGNLTDDDEIAQLLQSAETSLAVAERLNCPRLNLHGTGLDASGQAVRPVEVVTGEMWLKAADTLRRVAALGEQAGRVFTLENLNLAVDHPGTPFARAADTLALVEAVSSPALKMNLDLYHAQIGEGNLIALIRRCGDAIGEIQVADVPGRMQPGTGEINYRAIARALNHMGYSGVIALEGWAAGDSETALAQFRDHFTL encoded by the coding sequence ATGGCCGGTTATCAGCTCTCAGTCTGTGCCGAGATGGTGTTTCTCGATCTGCCCATTATCGCGCGCGTGGAAAAGATCCATGCGCTGGGATTTGGGGTGGAGATCTGGAACTGGGCTAATAAAGATATCGACGCGCTGGTGGCAACAGGCGCGCGTTTTACCTCCATGACAGGCTACCTCAGCGGAAACCTGACCGATGACGATGAGATTGCGCAGCTACTGCAAAGCGCGGAAACCTCACTGGCGGTTGCAGAACGTCTGAACTGCCCGCGCCTGAATCTGCACGGCACCGGACTGGATGCCAGCGGCCAGGCGGTTCGTCCGGTTGAGGTAGTGACCGGCGAGATGTGGCTTAAAGCGGCCGATACCCTGCGCCGTGTGGCTGCACTGGGCGAACAGGCCGGTCGGGTTTTTACCCTCGAAAACCTCAATCTGGCGGTCGATCATCCGGGTACGCCCTTTGCGAGAGCTGCCGATACGCTGGCTCTGGTCGAAGCGGTCAGCAGCCCGGCTCTGAAGATGAACCTTGACCTCTATCATGCGCAGATTGGAGAGGGAAATCTGATCGCGCTTATCCGCCGCTGTGGTGACGCCATCGGAGAGATTCAGGTAGCCGATGTGCCGGGCCGGATGCAGCCGGGCACCGGAGAAATTAACTATCGTGCCATCGCCCGTGCGCTGAATCACATGGGCTACAGCGGCGTTATTGCGCTGGAAGGCTGGGCCGCAGGTGACAGCGAAACCGCGCTGGCGCAGTTCCGCGATCATTTTACGTTATAA
- a CDS encoding transcriptional regulator encodes MPVKRHLCALADSGLIRASLDQLNYTVRNERKFSDFLMIYIIDDQVTYNSDDCTLSHIPTQDTLSLSISSGRLFEQLLNSQGEILARETLLTEVWDKYGLRGSNSNLNQYLSILRRALAAYGCENLIITIPKIGIRLNTEIKIEREASPVFVTAADQPDEIPEENAASVQNKQAVQPEPAAADKVAEKRSFTIRQLISAIVILMLLGTAFGYFTARESAEKSSTMSIIKPEGGCEAVIIPGLDVFEQKSLDKQILEILKENNQSCTPGRRIYFDKHTSVTTTNYGRTILSACNLNSSGHTVSCDNFYYFDWRMN; translated from the coding sequence ATGCCAGTTAAACGTCACCTCTGTGCGTTGGCTGATTCAGGACTCATTCGTGCTTCTTTAGATCAGCTGAATTATACTGTCAGAAATGAGCGCAAATTCAGTGATTTCTTAATGATTTACATTATCGATGACCAGGTTACCTACAATTCGGATGATTGTACGCTGAGCCATATTCCTACTCAGGACACGCTGAGTCTGAGTATTTCATCGGGCCGGCTGTTTGAGCAGTTACTGAATTCCCAGGGAGAAATACTGGCGCGCGAAACCCTGCTGACCGAAGTCTGGGATAAGTATGGGCTGCGCGGATCAAACAGCAATCTGAACCAGTATCTGAGTATTCTGCGCAGAGCGCTTGCGGCTTATGGTTGTGAAAACCTGATTATCACCATTCCAAAAATTGGTATCCGGCTTAATACCGAAATCAAAATTGAACGCGAAGCTTCCCCGGTTTTTGTTACGGCGGCAGATCAGCCAGATGAGATACCAGAAGAGAATGCTGCTTCCGTACAGAACAAACAGGCCGTTCAGCCTGAACCTGCCGCTGCAGATAAGGTTGCTGAAAAGCGCTCATTCACCATCAGGCAGCTCATATCGGCGATTGTCATACTGATGTTGCTGGGAACGGCTTTCGGGTACTTCACTGCACGTGAGTCTGCTGAAAAGAGTTCCACGATGAGTATCATCAAACCAGAAGGCGGCTGCGAGGCGGTGATTATACCGGGGCTGGATGTTTTTGAGCAAAAGTCACTGGATAAGCAAATTCTTGAAATTCTGAAAGAGAATAATCAATCCTGCACGCCCGGACGACGCATCTATTTTGATAAACACACGTCTGTGACCACCACAAATTATGGCAGAACGATTCTCTCCGCCTGCAACCTTAACAGCAGTGGCCATACCGTTTCCTGCGACAACTTCTATTATTTTGACTGGAGAATGAATTGA